The window GAGGACCGCACGCTGACGACGCCGTCGACGAGCCGCCCGGCCAGCTTGGCGAGGGCACGCTCCTTCCACACCGGCGGCAGCGCCTCCGTCTTCGCCAGGTCGAAGCGCAGTTCGACCTGGGAGTCGGAGGTGTTGACGTGTTGCCCGCCCGGCCCGGAGGACCGCGAGAAACGCCACATGAGCTCGGCCTCGGGCAGCGAGACGGAGCCACGGATGACGTAGGGACCGGACATGCCCCCATGGTCCCTTGTCTGTCCGGTCCACGTCACCCGTTTTTCGGCGCGGCGACCGCGCTCCGGGACGAGTAGGTAAAGAAAGTAAAGAGGTGCGGAACCCTGGGGACCCCCTTCGGCGTTCATAGGGGTGCCGGTAGCTTCGTCCCGTACGAAGCCCGACGCGCAGGACCGCACGACCCGTACGTACGTCAAACGAGGGAAGGACTCCCAACAATGGCTGTAAGCCTGTCCAAGGGTGGCAACGTCTCGCTCACCAAGGAGGCTCCGGGCCTGACCGCCGTCACCGTGGGCCTCGGCTGGGACGTCCGCACCACCACGGGAACCGACTTCGACCTGGATGCCTCGGCCATCGCGGTCAACCCCCAGGGGAAGGTCTACTCGGACGGACACTTCGTCTTCTTCAACAACAAGCAGACCCCGGACCAGACCATCGTCCACACCGGCGACAACCGCTCGGGCGAAGGCGAGGGCGACGACGAGGCGATCAACGTCAACCTGGCCGGCCTCCCCGCCGACATCGACAAGATCGTCTTCCCG is drawn from Streptomyces liliifuscus and contains these coding sequences:
- the arfB gene encoding alternative ribosome rescue aminoacyl-tRNA hydrolase ArfB, which produces MSGPYVIRGSVSLPEAELMWRFSRSSGPGGQHVNTSDSQVELRFDLAKTEALPPVWKERALAKLAGRLVDGVVSVRSSEHRSQWRNRETAAVRLASLLAEATAPPPRARRATRIPRGINERRLREKKQRGDMKRGRSGRDWT
- a CDS encoding TerD family protein codes for the protein MAVSLSKGGNVSLTKEAPGLTAVTVGLGWDVRTTTGTDFDLDASAIAVNPQGKVYSDGHFVFFNNKQTPDQTIVHTGDNRSGEGEGDDEAINVNLAGLPADIDKIVFPVSIYDAETRSQNFGQVRNAYIRIVNQAGGTEIARYDLSEDAATETAMVFGELYRNGAEWKFRAVGQGYASGLTGIAQDFGVNV